A stretch of Arcobacter arenosus DNA encodes these proteins:
- a CDS encoding polyprenyl synthetase family protein encodes MEELVKVKEQIKKFVIECNDEKSLELLDLLATGKMLRSKLVLKIAGVTEESIKLCAIIEMIHAASLLHDDVIDEADTRRGKPSINALFDNKTSIMFGDVLYSKAFTELSQMDREVAYCVSNAVTLLSIGEMLDVNLTENFNTSYDKYIDMIYKKTASLIEASAKSAAILANLDKEKYALYGKNLGIAFQMVDDILDITQDSQTLGKPAMLDFVEGKVTIPYLLLHERIEDKQKLESLYKKELSSEESSWIKEQMISTKALEDSINQAKELGLEAIEAVKAEKNESLVQIMSAMINREF; translated from the coding sequence GTGGAAGAGTTAGTAAAAGTTAAAGAGCAAATAAAAAAATTTGTAATTGAGTGTAATGATGAAAAAAGTTTAGAGCTTTTAGATTTACTTGCAACTGGAAAAATGTTAAGAAGTAAATTAGTATTAAAGATTGCAGGAGTAACTGAAGAATCAATTAAACTTTGTGCAATTATTGAAATGATTCATGCTGCATCACTTCTTCATGATGATGTAATTGATGAAGCTGATACAAGAAGAGGGAAACCTTCAATAAATGCATTATTTGATAATAAAACTTCAATTATGTTTGGAGATGTTCTATACTCTAAAGCATTTACTGAATTGAGTCAAATGGATAGAGAAGTTGCATATTGTGTTTCAAATGCAGTAACTCTACTTAGTATTGGTGAGATGTTAGATGTAAATTTAACTGAAAACTTTAATACTTCATATGACAAATATATTGATATGATTTACAAAAAAACAGCTTCATTAATAGAAGCATCTGCTAAATCTGCTGCTATACTAGCAAATTTAGATAAAGAAAAATATGCCTTATATGGAAAAAATCTTGGTATTGCCTTTCAAATGGTTGATGATATTTTAGATATCACACAAGATAGCCAAACTTTAGGAAAACCTGCAATGCTTGATTTTGTTGAGGGTAAAGTTACAATCCCTTATCTTTTATTACATGAAAGAATTGAAGATAAACAAAAATTGGAGTCTTTATATAAAAAAGAGTTAAGTTCTGAAGAATCATCATGGATAAAAGAGCAAATGATTAGTACAAAAGCTTTAGAAGACTCAATTAATCAAGCAAAAGAGCTTGGACTTGAAGCAATAGAAGCAGTTAAAGCTGAAAAAAATGAATCACTAGTTCAAATTATGAGTGCAATGATAAATAGAGAATTTTAA
- a CDS encoding DUF2018 family protein, whose translation MSKDWFLEDEDDIFVGSPKSKYFDVARTANSEIVEEEFDKLLEKVAVMELLLSKDKDLDFDINDVVKQYVIQNLDEVEEMKKGLYVELTGDIICRLDS comes from the coding sequence ATGTCTAAGGATTGGTTTTTAGAAGATGAAGATGATATCTTCGTAGGGAGTCCTAAATCAAAATATTTTGATGTTGCAAGAACTGCAAATAGTGAAATTGTAGAAGAAGAGTTTGATAAACTCCTTGAAAAAGTTGCAGTAATGGAGCTTCTTTTATCAAAAGATAAAGATTTAGACTTTGATATTAATGATGTGGTAAAACAGTATGTTATACAAAACCTTGATGAAGTTGAAGAGATGAAAAAAGGTCTTTATGTAGAGCTTACTGGAGATATAATTTGTAGATTAGATTCATAA
- the hisD gene encoding histidinol dehydrogenase, which produces MKIINTNDANFKSEFENILSRAKTDIKHVSAIVTDIIDEIVDEGNKAVKAHIEKFDKWEVQSDEDLMISQEDMKKAYENINDDLKKALHIAYDRIKSYHEKQLPKSWIDFEKNGTVLGQKVTPVDKAGLYIPGGKAAYPSSLLMNAIPAIVAGVEEIVVCTPTPNNEINELVLAACHICNVSKAFKVGGASAIAAMAYGTETIPKVDVITGPGNIFVATAKKLVFGEVNIDMIAGPSEIGILSDETAKPKYLAIDLLSQAEHDEMASSIMITTSSDVASKTSDEVEAYLKTLSREEIARKSIEERGAIIVASSMDEAIELMNEIAPEHLEVMTTNAFELLPKIKHAGAIFLGENTPEPIGDYIAGPNHTLPTGSTAKFYSPLNVENFMKKSSIINFSKQAIDELGEACAILADTEGLTAHAESVRVRLREGK; this is translated from the coding sequence ATGAAGATTATTAATACAAATGATGCAAATTTCAAAAGTGAATTTGAAAATATTTTAAGTAGAGCAAAAACAGATATTAAACATGTTTCTGCAATTGTTACAGATATAATTGATGAGATTGTTGACGAGGGAAACAAAGCAGTTAAGGCTCATATTGAAAAATTCGATAAATGGGAAGTTCAATCAGATGAAGATTTAATGATTTCTCAAGAAGATATGAAAAAAGCCTATGAAAATATTAATGATGATTTAAAAAAAGCTTTACATATTGCATACGATAGAATTAAGTCTTACCATGAAAAACAACTACCAAAATCATGGATTGATTTTGAAAAAAATGGGACAGTTTTAGGACAAAAGGTAACTCCTGTTGATAAAGCTGGATTATATATTCCTGGTGGAAAAGCAGCATACCCTAGTTCACTTTTAATGAATGCAATTCCAGCTATTGTAGCAGGAGTTGAGGAGATTGTTGTTTGTACACCAACTCCAAATAATGAGATAAATGAATTAGTTCTTGCAGCATGTCATATTTGTAATGTAAGTAAGGCATTTAAAGTTGGAGGAGCAAGTGCAATTGCTGCAATGGCATACGGAACTGAGACTATTCCAAAGGTTGATGTAATAACAGGTCCTGGAAATATTTTTGTAGCAACTGCTAAAAAATTAGTATTTGGTGAAGTGAACATAGATATGATTGCAGGACCTTCTGAAATTGGTATTTTAAGTGATGAAACTGCTAAGCCAAAATATTTAGCAATTGACCTTTTATCACAAGCAGAACATGATGAGATGGCAAGTTCAATTATGATTACAACTTCAAGTGATGTTGCATCTAAAACTTCTGATGAGGTTGAAGCTTATTTAAAAACTTTAAGTAGAGAAGAGATTGCTAGAAAATCTATTGAAGAAAGAGGTGCTATTATTGTTGCATCTTCTATGGATGAAGCAATTGAACTTATGAATGAAATTGCTCCAGAGCACTTAGAGGTTATGACAACAAATGCCTTTGAATTATTACCAAAAATAAAACATGCAGGTGCAATTTTCTTAGGTGAAAATACACCTGAACCAATTGGTGATTATATAGCAGGACCAAATCATACTCTTCCTACAGGAAGTACAGCTAAGTTTTATAGCCCATTAAATGTTGAAAACTTTATGAAAAAAAGTTCAATTATCAACTTCTCTAAACAAGCAATTGACGAGTTAGGTGAAGCTTGTGCTATTTTAGCAGATACAGAGGGTCTTACTGCCCACGCTGAATCAGTTAGAGTTAGATTAAGAGAAGGCAAATAA
- a CDS encoding shikimate kinase, whose translation MERKNNIILIGFMGVGKGTTARALVKASDYFAIDTDDLIESIEKRTIKKIFKKEGEAYFRNLEKKCALWLEKNVDNTIISTGGGFFRQENIHNIGKVIYLESSFEGILRRINKSPNAKAKLRKRPLLKDLKEGKKLYEQRVEDYKKVADVIVNVEDKDIEDIVKDILGKI comes from the coding sequence TTGGAAAGAAAAAACAATATAATACTAATTGGATTTATGGGAGTTGGAAAGGGAACAACTGCTAGAGCATTAGTTAAAGCCTCAGACTATTTTGCTATCGATACAGACGACTTAATTGAGAGTATCGAAAAAAGAACCATAAAAAAGATTTTCAAAAAAGAGGGTGAAGCTTATTTTAGAAACCTTGAAAAAAAATGTGCTTTGTGGCTTGAAAAAAATGTTGATAATACAATTATCTCAACAGGTGGAGGTTTCTTTAGACAAGAAAATATCCACAATATTGGGAAAGTAATCTATCTTGAATCAAGTTTTGAAGGGATTTTAAGAAGAATCAATAAATCACCAAATGCAAAAGCAAAACTTAGAAAAAGACCACTTTTAAAAGATTTAAAAGAGGGTAAAAAGCTTTACGAGCAAAGAGTAGAAGATTATAAAAAAGTTGCCGATGTAATTGTAAATGTGGAAGATAAAGATATTGAAGATATCGTAAAAGATATATTAGGAAAGATATAA
- a CDS encoding ABC transporter substrate-binding protein, with translation MNFIRLIIFSLLITSELFSSQNLEKVTLQLNWKYQFEFAGFIAAKEKGFYKDLGLDVQINEFVGDINVIDEVKNDRATFGLYDTSYLNLYDEKKPIVLVANYFKKSALVFVTKQDIIVPEDLKGKKVMYLKNELKDSLLGELLKKHKIKQSDFISVDHDFTGEKFINGEVDAFSAFVSNELYHVKKSQIPYRIIDPENYGIIGGGLNLFTSYSNAKKNPLMVQKFLEATNKGWNYAFDNKEEISDIIIEKYSKIKSKDALLFEAKETEKLMMTAIYKVGEIIENVVNQDILRSHSNIPLDKLLFNKIFTYSNIDFSEKEKEYIKKKKEIKVCIDPNWMPYEMFNEEGKHIGMTADFLKLISEKTNLEINVIPTKTWSDSLNLAKQRKCDILSLAQETPSRLKYLKFTSSYINFPVVIATSTEKFFLPNPEDIIEKEKVGIVKGYSMGEYLKNKYPNNKIVDVNNIKQGLEKVRSGELYGFVDSLPTIAYVLQHEFIDTLKITGKFDRKFDLGIAVRNDDELLYEIIQKAIESIPHSTMQEIFNRYISVKVESSDNFKYLFEILGIFLIIIIIAYFRNRQLKKYNNILSKTQKKLETSLESFEILLDSVNEGVFVFDENGKCLQSNKIAAELFGFENKDQVIGQHIKDFVSPKSYDLVAKNIKTDQEDAYEIIVQKKDGEEFHVLAKGKDAILDSKRVRISSVIDLTELKQKDKLLSQQSKMAAMGEMIENIAHQWRQPLSLVSSIATGIIVKKELGVTDFDDEKKDLEKINNTAQHLSQTIEDFRNFFKTDKEKKEFSVLKSIEKNLMLIEGILKSNNIQMIFEQKDDCKIKSYENEFTQALLNIFYNSKDALKDKTQEEKLIFVNVKSDKENIIVTVLDNGGGIKNSIIEKIFDPYFTTKHQAQGTGIGLYMTHQIIEKHMGGKIIVENEKFEYNNIKYKGAKFSIYLPLK, from the coding sequence TTGAACTTTATAAGATTAATAATCTTTTCTTTACTTATTACTAGTGAACTTTTCTCCTCTCAAAACTTAGAAAAAGTAACTTTACAATTAAATTGGAAATATCAATTTGAATTTGCGGGTTTTATTGCAGCAAAAGAAAAAGGTTTTTATAAAGATTTGGGTTTAGATGTTCAAATAAATGAATTTGTTGGAGATATAAATGTAATAGATGAAGTTAAAAATGATAGAGCTACTTTTGGGCTTTATGATACTTCATATTTAAATCTTTACGATGAAAAAAAACCAATTGTATTAGTTGCCAATTATTTTAAAAAATCTGCTTTAGTTTTTGTTACAAAACAAGATATTATAGTCCCTGAAGATTTAAAGGGTAAAAAAGTAATGTATTTAAAAAATGAATTAAAAGATTCATTACTTGGGGAACTTTTAAAAAAACATAAAATAAAACAAAGCGATTTTATTTCAGTTGACCATGATTTTACGGGAGAAAAATTTATAAATGGTGAGGTTGATGCTTTTTCTGCATTTGTTTCAAATGAACTTTACCATGTAAAAAAATCACAAATACCATATCGAATTATAGACCCAGAAAATTATGGAATTATTGGTGGTGGTTTAAATCTATTTACTTCATATTCTAACGCAAAAAAAAATCCTTTGATGGTACAAAAGTTTTTAGAAGCCACAAACAAAGGGTGGAATTATGCATTTGATAATAAAGAAGAGATATCTGATATTATTATTGAAAAATATTCAAAAATAAAATCAAAGGATGCCTTATTATTTGAAGCAAAAGAGACTGAAAAATTAATGATGACTGCTATTTATAAAGTTGGTGAAATTATTGAGAATGTTGTTAATCAAGATATTTTAAGATCCCATTCTAATATTCCCCTTGATAAACTTCTTTTTAATAAAATATTTACATATAGTAATATAGATTTTTCAGAAAAAGAAAAAGAGTATATAAAAAAGAAAAAAGAGATTAAAGTATGTATTGATCCAAATTGGATGCCCTATGAAATGTTTAATGAAGAGGGAAAACATATTGGTATGACAGCTGATTTTCTTAAATTAATTTCTGAAAAAACTAATTTAGAAATAAACGTAATCCCTACAAAAACATGGTCTGATTCTTTAAATCTTGCAAAACAAAGAAAATGCGATATCCTTTCCCTTGCCCAAGAAACACCTTCAAGATTAAAATATTTAAAATTTACAAGCTCTTATATTAATTTTCCTGTGGTAATAGCAACTTCCACTGAGAAATTCTTTTTACCAAATCCTGAAGATATTATTGAAAAAGAAAAAGTAGGTATTGTAAAAGGGTATTCTATGGGAGAATATTTAAAAAATAAATACCCTAATAATAAAATTGTTGATGTTAATAATATAAAACAAGGACTTGAAAAAGTTCGATCTGGCGAATTGTATGGTTTTGTAGATTCTTTACCAACAATTGCATATGTACTTCAACATGAATTTATTGATACTTTAAAGATTACTGGTAAATTTGATAGAAAATTTGATTTAGGAATTGCAGTTAGAAATGATGATGAATTATTATATGAAATAATTCAAAAGGCTATTGAGAGTATTCCCCATTCAACAATGCAGGAGATTTTTAATAGATATATCTCTGTAAAGGTTGAATCCTCAGACAATTTTAAATACTTATTTGAGATTTTAGGGATATTTCTTATTATAATAATAATTGCATATTTTAGAAACAGACAATTAAAAAAATACAATAATATTTTAAGTAAAACTCAAAAAAAATTAGAAACCTCCCTAGAAAGTTTTGAAATACTTTTAGACTCAGTAAATGAAGGAGTTTTTGTATTTGATGAAAATGGAAAATGTTTACAGTCAAATAAAATTGCGGCAGAGCTTTTTGGTTTTGAAAATAAAGATCAAGTAATAGGTCAGCACATAAAAGATTTTGTTAGTCCTAAATCATATGATTTAGTGGCTAAAAATATAAAAACAGACCAAGAAGATGCCTATGAAATTATTGTACAAAAAAAAGATGGGGAAGAGTTTCATGTACTTGCAAAAGGTAAAGATGCTATATTAGATTCAAAAAGAGTTAGAATTTCATCTGTTATTGATTTAACTGAGTTAAAACAAAAAGATAAACTTTTATCACAACAATCAAAAATGGCAGCTATGGGTGAGATGATTGAAAATATTGCTCATCAGTGGAGACAACCTTTAAGTTTAGTTTCTAGTATAGCAACAGGAATTATTGTAAAAAAAGAGTTAGGTGTAACAGATTTTGATGATGAAAAGAAAGATTTGGAAAAAATTAATAATACAGCACAACACCTCTCTCAAACTATTGAAGACTTTAGAAACTTTTTTAAAACTGATAAAGAGAAAAAAGAGTTTTCAGTTTTAAAATCTATAGAAAAGAATCTTATGCTAATTGAGGGGATATTAAAAAGCAATAATATTCAAATGATATTTGAGCAAAAAGATGATTGTAAAATCAAAAGTTATGAAAATGAATTTACTCAAGCCTTATTAAATATTTTTTATAACTCAAAGGATGCTTTAAAAGATAAAACTCAAGAAGAAAAACTAATTTTTGTAAATGTAAAATCAGATAAAGAAAATATTATTGTGACAGTTTTAGATAATGGTGGAGGGATAAAAAATAGTATAATAGAAAAAATATTTGATCCATATTTTACAACTAAACACCAAGCACAAGGGACTGGAATAGGTCTTTATATGACTCACCAAATTATTGAAAAACATATGGGTGGAAAAATTATTGTAGAAAATGAAAAGTTTGAATATAATAATATCAAATATAAAGGTGCAAAGTTTAGTATTTATCTACCTTTAAAATAA
- a CDS encoding 1-aminocyclopropane-1-carboxylate deaminase/D-cysteine desulfhydrase → MNYKNSPITKTKFRNRTIYIKRDDLLDEKFSGNKARKFYYFLENDFPNIKKIVSFGSAQANSLYSLSVLAKLKNLKLDFYVNHISSYLKENPCGNYKASLENGANIIEKNDENIQEYIEKNLLNEETLFIEEGGRVQEAQYGIKILADEINSWAKENSIKDLKIFLPSGTGTTALFLQKNLSFEVLTVPCVGGEEYLKNQFFHLEKNENYHPNIIRLGKKYHFGKLYKEFFEIYEEVLRDTNIEFDLLYDPLGFISMCSSKYFNEDTTLLYIHQGGILGNKTMIDRYLRKFKNKIDLNN, encoded by the coding sequence ATGAATTATAAAAACTCTCCCATAACAAAAACAAAATTTAGAAATAGAACTATATATATCAAAAGAGACGATCTTTTAGATGAAAAATTTTCTGGAAATAAAGCTAGAAAATTTTACTATTTTTTAGAAAATGATTTTCCAAATATTAAAAAAATAGTAAGTTTTGGTTCTGCTCAAGCTAATTCTTTATACTCTTTATCTGTTTTAGCCAAATTAAAAAATTTAAAACTTGATTTTTATGTAAATCATATAAGCTCATACTTAAAAGAAAACCCTTGTGGAAATTATAAGGCAAGTTTGGAAAATGGGGCAAATATCATTGAAAAAAATGATGAAAATATTCAAGAATATATTGAAAAAAATTTATTAAATGAAGAGACTTTATTTATAGAAGAGGGTGGTAGAGTTCAAGAAGCCCAATATGGAATTAAAATCTTAGCCGATGAAATTAACTCTTGGGCAAAGGAAAACTCTATAAAAGATTTAAAAATATTTTTACCAAGTGGCACAGGTACAACGGCACTTTTTTTACAAAAAAACTTATCTTTTGAAGTTTTAACTGTACCTTGTGTGGGTGGGGAAGAGTATTTAAAAAATCAGTTTTTTCATTTGGAAAAAAATGAAAACTATCATCCAAATATAATAAGGCTTGGTAAAAAGTACCATTTTGGGAAACTTTATAAGGAGTTTTTTGAAATTTATGAAGAAGTTTTAAGAGATACAAATATTGAATTTGATCTATTATATGATCCTTTAGGTTTTATTTCAATGTGTTCTTCTAAATATTTTAATGAGGATACAACACTTTTATATATACATCAAGGTGGAATTTTAGGAAATAAGACAATGATAGATAGATATCTAAGGAAGTTTAAAAATAAAATTGACTTAAATAATTGA
- a CDS encoding MotA/TolQ/ExbB proton channel family protein: MDLNLMEYIDKGGLIVYILIFLNIIGFTIIIWKFLTIPRKNAMVKKIKDKLNEQNKHNINIEIEYEVKKLETGLTYIKNIASVAPLLGLLGTVFGVYKAFEEITQKGLGDPTVFSGGISIALITTIAGLIVAIPHHIAYNHFISMIDTIELKAKKELID, encoded by the coding sequence ATGGATTTAAATTTAATGGAATATATTGATAAAGGTGGTTTAATAGTTTATATTTTAATCTTTTTAAATATTATTGGTTTTACTATAATTATTTGGAAGTTTTTAACAATTCCAAGAAAAAATGCAATGGTAAAAAAAATAAAAGATAAACTCAATGAACAAAACAAACACAATATAAATATTGAGATTGAGTATGAAGTAAAAAAATTAGAAACTGGCTTAACATATATTAAAAATATTGCTTCTGTTGCACCATTATTGGGACTTTTGGGAACTGTTTTTGGAGTATATAAAGCCTTTGAAGAGATAACACAAAAAGGTTTAGGTGACCCTACAGTTTTTTCAGGGGGAATTTCAATTGCACTTATAACAACAATTGCTGGTCTAATTGTAGCAATCCCACACCATATAGCTTATAATCATTTTATTTCAATGATTGACACAATTGAGTTAAAAGCAAAAAAAGAGTTAATAGATTAA
- a CDS encoding ExbD/TolR family protein: MKRREHLGIDLTPVIDVVFILLIFFIVTSVFKKEQLALMLDLPEANAKETQIKEDQVFIELSSEKIAIRGVEVNLISLEESLKVIKDKKKAVIVRIDKNVTYDRVVTILDLLQKYSLNNLALITNEKGEKSE, from the coding sequence ATGAAAAGAAGAGAACACTTAGGAATTGATTTAACACCTGTTATTGATGTTGTTTTTATTCTGCTGATATTTTTTATTGTAACTTCTGTTTTTAAAAAAGAACAATTAGCTTTGATGCTTGATTTACCTGAAGCTAATGCAAAAGAAACACAAATAAAAGAGGACCAAGTATTTATAGAATTAAGTTCTGAAAAAATAGCAATTAGAGGTGTTGAAGTAAATTTAATATCTTTAGAAGAGAGTTTAAAAGTAATAAAAGATAAGAAAAAAGCTGTTATTGTTAGAATTGATAAAAATGTAACCTATGATAGGGTTGTTACTATTTTAGACCTTTTACAAAAATATAGTCTTAATAATCTTGCTCTAATTACAAATGAAAAAGGAGAAAAAAGTGAATGA
- the mgtE gene encoding magnesium transporter, translated as MNDTNLSIEELVSHLLEIISAYKDEIETPHPFDIAKELEKLRELDEEEYKSICKKMPSELLAETLCEMPNYVQEEISEVISEKKIANIVSKMDSDDASMLIYNIAQDHEDAAETILSKLDDEDKEVIEKLNSYEENVAGSHMQSELFSAKLDENIGLALKRLKQLKEIDELDNIFHAYLIDKDDKFIGTIGLEELILFEHSQSFDDIPKEKIKNYSCKDNDDISDVVETFTNYNLSALAVIDENEKLVGRITHDDIHDIIQEQNTKQIYSLAGVNDEAEHEEDIVIIGKNRAFWLGINLITAILASLVIGIFDSTIQSLVALAVLMPIVASMGGNAGTQTLTVTVRQMALGEISYTDAKKTIKKEVLISLVNGLLFAVVIGIIAFIWFSMPLLGVVIALSMVINLLSAGFFGAVIPIVLEKFDVDPAIGSTVILTTVTDVVGFFSFLGLATIILL; from the coding sequence GTGAATGATACAAACTTGAGTATTGAAGAGTTAGTATCCCATCTTTTAGAGATTATCTCTGCTTATAAAGATGAGATTGAGACACCTCACCCTTTTGATATTGCCAAAGAGCTTGAAAAATTAAGAGAGCTTGATGAAGAAGAGTATAAATCAATTTGTAAAAAGATGCCAAGTGAACTTTTGGCTGAAACACTTTGTGAAATGCCAAATTATGTTCAAGAAGAGATTTCTGAAGTAATTAGTGAAAAGAAAATTGCAAATATTGTTTCAAAAATGGATAGTGATGATGCATCTATGCTTATTTACAATATTGCTCAAGACCATGAAGATGCTGCAGAAACTATTCTTTCTAAACTAGATGATGAAGATAAAGAAGTAATTGAAAAACTAAATTCATATGAAGAGAATGTTGCTGGTTCCCATATGCAAAGTGAGCTATTTAGTGCAAAGTTAGATGAAAATATTGGACTTGCATTAAAAAGATTAAAACAATTAAAAGAGATAGATGAATTAGACAATATTTTCCATGCCTATTTAATTGATAAAGATGATAAATTTATTGGAACAATTGGCTTAGAAGAACTTATTTTATTTGAACACTCACAAAGTTTTGATGATATTCCAAAGGAAAAAATTAAAAACTATTCTTGTAAAGATAATGATGATATCTCTGATGTTGTTGAAACTTTTACAAACTATAATTTAAGTGCCTTAGCAGTTATTGATGAAAATGAAAAACTTGTAGGTAGAATTACACACGATGATATTCATGATATTATTCAAGAACAAAATACAAAGCAAATCTACTCACTAGCTGGGGTTAATGACGAAGCTGAACATGAAGAAGATATTGTAATCATTGGAAAAAATAGAGCATTTTGGTTAGGAATAAATCTAATAACTGCAATCTTAGCTTCTCTTGTTATAGGTATTTTCGATTCAACAATACAATCTTTAGTTGCCCTAGCCGTTCTTATGCCTATAGTTGCTTCTATGGGTGGGAATGCAGGTACTCAAACTCTAACTGTAACAGTTAGACAAATGGCACTTGGTGAGATATCATATACAGATGCAAAAAAAACAATAAAAAAAGAAGTTTTAATATCCCTTGTTAATGGTTTATTATTTGCAGTTGTTATAGGAATAATTGCTTTTATTTGGTTTAGCATGCCACTTTTAGGTGTTGTAATTGCTTTATCAATGGTAATAAATCTTTTAAGTGCTGGATTTTTTGGAGCAGTAATTCCTATTGTTTTAGAAAAATTTGATGTTGACCCAGCAATTGGTTCAACAGTAATTTTAACAACTGTAACTGATGTGGTTGGATTTTTTTCTTTTTTAGGATTAGCTACAATAATTTTATTGTAA
- the fbaA gene encoding class II fructose-bisphosphate aldolase, which yields MGVLEVVNAGVLSGSEAKKLFAYAKENKFAIPAVNVVGTDSVNAVMEAAAKVNSPVIIQFSNGGAQFFAGKGLKTANAATIGAISGAMHVHALAESYGIPVILHTDHAARKLLPWIDGLLQAGETFYEKHGKPLFTSHMLDLSEDTLEENVGTCVDFFERMNKIDMMIEIELGITGGEEDGVDNSDVDNALLYTQPEEVCYAYEELSKVGPNFTIAASFGNVHGVYKPGNVVLSPKILDNSQKFIEEKHSTVAQPVDFVFHGGSGSALEEIREAIDYGVIKMNIDTDTQWATWDGVREYVAKNHDYLQGQIGNPEGEDKPNKSYYDPRKWLRAGQESMIARLEVAFSDLCALNKN from the coding sequence ATGGGTGTTTTAGAAGTTGTTAATGCAGGTGTATTAAGTGGTAGTGAAGCAAAAAAACTTTTTGCATATGCAAAAGAGAATAAATTTGCGATTCCTGCTGTAAATGTAGTTGGTACTGATTCAGTAAATGCAGTTATGGAAGCTGCTGCAAAAGTGAATTCACCTGTGATTATTCAATTCTCAAATGGTGGAGCGCAATTTTTTGCTGGTAAGGGATTAAAAACTGCCAATGCTGCTACAATTGGAGCAATTTCTGGAGCTATGCATGTTCATGCATTAGCAGAATCTTATGGTATTCCTGTAATTTTACATACAGACCATGCTGCAAGAAAACTTCTTCCTTGGATAGATGGTTTACTACAAGCTGGTGAAACTTTTTATGAAAAGCATGGTAAACCATTATTTACATCACATATGCTTGATTTAAGTGAAGATACACTTGAAGAAAATGTAGGAACTTGTGTTGATTTTTTTGAAAGAATGAATAAAATCGATATGATGATTGAGATTGAACTTGGTATTACTGGTGGTGAAGAGGATGGTGTTGATAACTCTGATGTTGACAATGCACTACTTTATACACAACCTGAAGAGGTATGTTATGCTTATGAGGAGTTAAGTAAGGTTGGACCAAACTTTACAATTGCTGCATCATTTGGAAATGTACATGGGGTTTATAAACCAGGTAATGTTGTTTTATCTCCAAAAATCTTAGATAATTCACAAAAATTCATTGAAGAAAAACACTCAACTGTTGCACAACCAGTTGATTTTGTATTCCATGGTGGATCTGGTTCGGCACTTGAAGAGATTAGAGAAGCTATTGATTATGGTGTAATTAAAATGAATATTGACACAGATACTCAATGGGCAACTTGGGATGGTGTAAGAGAATATGTTGCTAAAAATCATGATTATTTACAAGGTCAAATTGGTAACCCTGAGGGTGAAGATAAACCAAATAAATCTTATTATGACCCAAGAAAATGGTTAAGAGCTGGACAAGAGTCTATGATTGCAAGACTTGAAGTTGCATTCTCTGACCTTTGTGCACTAAATAAAAACTAA